The following nucleotide sequence is from Myripristis murdjan chromosome 22, fMyrMur1.1, whole genome shotgun sequence.
CTGGTAACAATTAAGCACAGGAAgatacaacaacacacacatttagtgaTAACACAGCTACAGTCAATTAGAAACAGTCAGTGAAGCCAGTCTGCAGTAATTATTCACACACCAGCTGTGTTGAACCGTCATGGCCGACGTTTTCAAGAACAACACGAGTTTaggatttttggatttttgagtGTTACAAATTGCTCGCCTGTTGAttctgatgtttgtttgttttctgtctgtctgttcaggATTTTGGTTCTGGACTCCATCTGTGACCCACAATTTTGTAAGTCACTTTGAGTCCACAGGAACCGCTGCACTGCCTCTGACCACGACCACAACCACGACCTCGACCTCCACCACGACCACGACCACGACCTCGAACTCCACCATGACCACGACCTCGACCACCACAATGAGCACAACGCCAAGCGTGACCTCGACCCCGACCTCGACCACGGTACAGCCCACGAGAAATCCTAGACTTTCTTTTCAAATGCACATTTCAGTTCTCCTTATTCAAATGCGCCTTTCAAAAACCCAAATCATACCTATTAATGCTCCACCTACCACTCATCCACTCATGGAACtgtttaaaaaggttttgacAGCCACAGAAGGTAGTGTATCACTGATCTATGACTCTATTGTTAGGGTATCATTTTCACACTCCCCACTTGCTATGGTAAGAGTGTGGAATAATGACATTGACTGTGCGGATTCTCCCATAAATTGGGATAgggtttttaaaaatattcctCTCTCATCACAGAACTTAGATAGTCAAATTACTAACTTTAATTTTGTTCATCGAGTATATTTAACACCAAAGAAGAGGCATTTAATGAAATTATGTCCATCCCAAAATTGTACTTTTTGTAACTTGAATCAAGTAGGTACCTTTCTGCATATGTTCTGGGAATGCCCAGAGGTCAAGGCCTTCTGGGAAAAGGTGTCTTGTAAAATGGCTACCATGCTGAAAGTGGAGTTGGACTGTTCACCCCGTCTGTTATTATTGAATGATGATTCATATTTGACCCTTAATTTAGTACAGAGGCGGCTTTTGCTTTTAGGAATAACTGTTGCTAAGAAGATGGTTGCGGTAAGATGGCTACCCTCTAACacattgtcaatcaatcagtggtATCAATCTTTGTCAAACAATATTTCCATGGAGCTTTCCATAGCGAGGTTGAATCGAGTGGGGCACAAAAGTCTTGAGGCCTGGAAGGAAGTATTAGTTCTAGTGAGAAATGAATCATaataactttttgttttgtttttttattccatgCAAAACAGTATCTAATTTTTTGGTCAATTATAGTCAATTGACAGCTAAGATCGTTGCGGATATCAGGGGTGGGAGGTATTGGGGATGTAGGCATGTAGAGgttgtgtgagagtgtatgtgtggttgGGCTGAGTggacgggtgtgtgtgtgagtgtgtggttgtgtgtgtgtagctctgcATCAATGACCTACAGTAAATTAACCACATGAGTCAAGACTCAATACTTGATTTATGTGATAGATGTATGTGAAAGTTTGTATGGGGGGTGGATGTGGTTATGCGTAAATACATGCTATTTcgaataatgtatatttttatttatactcaatgtttttggttgtttgattttatgttttttcttctttctttttttgtgttattgtttgtatatctgtttttgtattatgtCTAATGCTGCATCCCATGCACTGGGTGTTATAAAagcaaaccaaataaaaaaaaattgatcacaaaaaaaaaacccaaatcaGAGACTAAAAATGGATTCGGTCATGTGAAACACAGATTTAGATATTTGTCTGTCTTGTTTGCAAGTTCATTCAGGTATACTGCAGAACATCTTTAACAAATGTCAGCGCTGAAATGTACCAGGTTAACCCcttgaaacacaagaaaattcacttgaaaatttcCCCAAGATAATACtcataaaaaaattaattacaatgaaattcccccaattttcctgaaaaaagagggaaaaattgaaaaattgaagaaaattaccatgaaattgTGACAAGATTACTGAAAATATAGGACcaacaaaattagaaaaaaacacaaaaacttaCTAGAAAATTACCCAAAAAGTATGAGAACATAATTTTTTACAATTACAATATTTAGTGAATACAAGAACTTCTTTCAAAgtatactaaataaataaatgtatgattaattaattagttaaaaAATGTACAATTAAATTACACCAaaaacttgtttaaaaaaaaataccagaaaattttCCAAATTTCGCTGTTCACTGCTAAAcatccaaacacagcagaacatgatgtcagattttttcatgtttatttgaaacgtttgttttttctgctaaCTCTGTCCCTCCTCCTGGTTTCCTCGCTGTCGATGAAGAAGGAGCAGCAGCGGGTGGACACACCTCCAGCTGCAGCACACAACATGTCCGACTACGCACTGGAATCAAATGGTTGGTaatcatcttcttcatcctcttcatcttcgTCATCGTCATTCACACATGTGCTTTACTGTGGAACTTATTCATGGCTTGCTCTTGtacttcctctgtgtgtgtgtgtgtgtgtatgtgtgtgtgtgtgtgtgcaggtggcaGTGTGATGCAGAAACACAGTTCAAAGACATATCGGGCTCCATCACCCTATCAGTCATATTTGTTTTATAACATTTTCTGGACTGATTTGAGGGGCCCGCCGAGTCATCGGACTGTGATCCAGGTAATTATTAGGCTAGTTGTTGAAACTAAAATCATTTAACACACGTTATTGTGCAGCtctaacgcacacacacactctcccctgCTCTGTCTCCTCAGGGCAACACAGATCTTCGCCCTGGTTACTGCTGGGCCTTTGCCGGGGGGCGGGGACACCTGGTTGTCTCCCTGTCCCACCCAGTCAGTGTTACCCACGTCACACTGGACCACATCTCAAAGACAGTGTCCCCCACTGGCCAAATCAGCGAAGCTCCAAAGaactttgctgtgtttgtaaGTCACAAATGAGTCATCATGACTCTGGGACCGTCCTGCATCCCGCTGGCTTTGTCTCTGTTCCTCCCAGAATGCACAGCGGCCCGTTCatgtccctctctgtctgtctctgtcagggAATGAGCTCTTTGGACGAGGCTGAGGGAACCTGGCTTGGCAGCTTTCAATACAATCAGGACGGCGGAGCCATCCAGACCTTCCAGCTGCCTGTGAGTCTGTACACCGcagccctcacacactcacacacatgcatttttcataaGTCACTTAAAGGCAAACTCCTTGATTTTGGACGCGCAAACTCCTTcaaatcatctctctctcctgtctctgctctctctctgctgtccctTCTCAGGAATCTGCCAAACGGGTGTTCAAGTTTGTGAAGCTGGTGGTGGAGAGTAACTGGGGACACGAGGTCTATACCTGCCTGTACAGGTTCAGGGTCCACGGGACGCTGTCCCAGTGACCTGTCATCATTCTGCCCCTcccctctcagccaatcacaagtaAGCAGCCACAGCAACTGGCTCGAcacttgtgattggctgagagcaaCAATGGCTAGAATGACCTGCAGCAGCTAGGTGTGGTCCCTAATTTCTGGTTGCCAATAAATTATAATTCACAAAGTCATGATTCAGTTCCAACTTAAATTCCATATAGGCAAATTTAAAGTAACTAAATTAATTGTGTTAATTTGTTAAACATTAACAATGGCCACCTCTACTCATGTGTGCAAACAACAGCTAACAGGGTTCCAATTAACACACTTGTTCACTCACTTTCTGTGCCTCTCtgacgcacacaaacacacacacacgtacacatgccACACTACACATCTCAATGTGCTTTGTTCACCAAAAAGACAACTTACACTGGAATCAAATCCAAGAGAAGTATTTCAGCCGAGGtaagtgttttctttctttattttttcctttcgtTTATTTGACCTTGTGTTATGGAATTCAGAgttattttgtttatctttaAACCGGGGTGTCTGGGTGGTGCGGGGGTAAAAGCAGCGGCCCACCACTCGGATTTTACTCTTGTCCACATTACAGTCTTCTAGTATCCTGGtctgtcagatgaaaaaaaaaatagctgaagACTCCTCTTGAATCAGAGGAAATGTTGCAGTCTGCACCTTCCCCAACCCAACAGTAGGGGGCAACAGCCACAAATGACTTTtgtacaagaaaacaaaacaaaacaaaactagaacaaacaagaaaaggaaaaaagcaccctccaaataagaaaacaagcaaacagccAAGTATGTCCAGAAGAagtttgctgatattttctgtgACTCCAAATTCCAAAACACAAGCTTAAATATATTCTCCTGTACGCTCAGATGGGACTCAGAGGAGTTTGCATGgtctccctgtgtttgtgtggttttcctCCGGTTGCTCTGCTTTCCACCCACACTCCAAAGACATGTACCTCACCCATCCACACATCTGGATCTCTGGTGTTTCAACAATAAAGTCTCTTTAACTGGAAttgtttggtgtcatttttcTACAAGCAAAAATGTCCTGACAGCCTGGGACTAAAAAGCAGCCCTGGACCAATTGTCTTACAGCACCTCATATCATCTAATCCAAGCATTTGTCCAAGCTATTGTTTTGGTTCAGATGATCTATCTGGATGCATCATTAGAAATTACACTTTTCGTTTCTGAACTGGTACCTAACTTAGTGTGAAAGTAACTCCAGTTTGTGCTTTTCTCGTGtcgttattgttttattttttgcccacATAATACACACTGTAACTGGGCTGAAATGGAGCAACCTGAGTCCACCTGTGTTTCAGACAGTACTCACCTCTGTCCAGCAGCTCagctctcaacacacacacttcctcttcaCCTCAGCTGCGCTGCTGCActtcatgccttttttttctctccaagcCATTTTCTTttcgtttctttctttttttttttttttaatttgtatccGCATCGTTTCACTCGTTCAATGTCTCATGGCgctgtaaccatggtaactttGCCGCTCCTGCTCTGTGTTCTCCATCATGTGTGCGCTATGTTCCTTCttcttaaggctgaattatgcttccgcgtaggaagagcgtacggaggttgtgcgaagcttacgggggttgtgcgaccgccgcagagccttgccgcgcgcctcccaaaaattgtaactacgcggaccttCCGCGGTctcgtccactcgccacagaagagcagcgaccatacgtcacagggtctacgttggtgggaggagaattgctctgtgtgtttgcagaggtatgttggacacacacgcgctgcgtaggaaatgcgtgcttcgcacaacccccgtacgctcttccaacgctgaagcataattcagcctttaggcGTAAACGTGGCGCGTAAGAACCAAAACCTTGCATTAGCGCCCCCTGTCGTCTGTTGGTGCAGCTATCTGAAATAATGATATGaaacatgaggggaaaaaatgacgtGGCGGCCACCAGCCATGCGCCcctgaccgtgtgtgtgtgtgtgtgtgtgtgtgtgtgtgtgtgtgtgtgtgtgtgtgtgtgtgtgtgtgtgtgtgtgtgtgtgtgtgtgtgtgtgtgtgtgtgtgtgtgtgtgtgcgtgcgtgcgtgcgtgcgtgcgtgcgtgcgtgtgtgtgatgagtAAGGAAGGCCCGCAGAGAGAATGAAGCCCCCTCCAAGCCGGCTCGGAGTGCAATGGATGCTAAGTAAGCAATTATTAGCTCTAATCAATTTAAATGAGATTATTAACTCTAATCAAGCAATGTCAAATGGTTAAACCAAAcagaatcaaatcaaaacaagatcAGAATGAGACAGGGAAAGTAAACGCTTCATCTGAGGTATCTTAGATCAGTGGTGTGAGGTGAAGGAACAGTGTGAAATTTAAGACTAATAATGAGATTGGAGCGTGCAGGGATAATTAGCTGTAATATCACTGCAGCACATTACTTAGCAGTGTGCTTCTACCCTGTTTGAAAAAGACAAACCACTGCAGTTACACAGGTTGTTTCTGTGCTGGGCAGTCCAGGACATGATTCCTGCATTTATCAGTGCATGTTGTCTGAATCAGTAAATGCAAGGTGCAGACACAGTTTTTCCTGGCACTTCAGAGCACCCTTTAGCCTAACACTGAAACATATTGAAAAGTACACACATTTCCTCCTCAGTAATCTAACCACATGCCTAGTAGTAAGGGTGTAACAGCAGTTGTTTTCATACAGAGCTctatttatatactgtatgcacacacagttgCACATCTTGgtttggctaaaaaaaaaaatacatattttattttgtaggtCAGCAATGTCTATGCCAGTCGGTGCAAAAAACActatgcaaaatgtaaaaaactgCAGCTTTCATTCTACACATCATGTTGTCTGAACCAAATCACATGTGGCTCaggtactttttaaaaaaaaaattattttatttcatttttgctcaGCCAGAAAGAAAACACTCTCATTGGAGGAAACAGCTGGGCAAACCAGGTGAAGATTAATATGTGCATGCGTGGCAGCATGACACCCTAACCTCAACCGAACCTTGATACAGCAATTCTGAGGCCACCGTTTTGTAAGTAGAAATGTCACCTTTCCCATTTTTCCTGCTCaaatcatcattttgtgtttgacGAAAGccataaccttaacctaaaACACAACCATAACCAGTGCCTAAGCATAAGCGCCACAAAAGCAGGCCCCAAAATAACCTTACCCTTACCTTAGAGCTAGAGAGAGATGTTCATATGCTTTATAGGAGGGCTTTTGTTATTGATATGTTTGATATGAACAGTGATTGAAACTAACAATAGGTAAGCTGTTATATTGGATGTAGACttgtaaaaaagaaatatatatcaATCATAATCTCTaattaaaaatttgttttttaatgaggGTCAAGTGGGGAGACATATCCTAGGGCCTTCTTACTGCACTGTAGGTGAGATATATCTTTCCCAGAGTGAGGAACAAGATGCCtccttaatttatttattgattgactgattgattgattttgctGTCAAAACTGTTTTAAATCTGGTGTCTGTAGCATCTCTACAAGCAAAAAtgtcctgtcatttttttttgttttgtttttataaggtTGTCTCAGGCTCTTCTAGCCTAATGCATCTTTGGTTGATAATAATCTGTCTAGGCCATGACTTaagctcagaaaaaaatatattttaaaaagcattgCAATCACCCACGGAGATAGAGAGCTTACTTTTGGATTTATGGTGTATACGAGCCTCACTAGTGGAATAAGTGAGTCTGGAGCCCTGGAATTTGCCTATTATCATGAGGGGATTGTTTCATTAACTTAATGCTAAGATATGTCACACACTGAGTCTGAATGTTTTCTTGTAAAATATAATTGGATTCAATCTAgatctgtatatatataatctATACCATTTCTCATCAAcgattttgtttcagttttagttttttgcaTGTAGGAATTGACATTTTAATATAGATTTTAGGGCATTTACTATTTCAGATATTATAATTCTGTGGTCAAAAAAATTAATAGTGCATggttattttcaaaattcagtTTAATCATTAAAAAGTAAGTCTCACAATCATTATTATCCCAAAAAAGAGAATGTTAATCTTTTTTGTCTGACATCCTCTTTGTAGGGTTGTGCCATtatcagttgttgttgttgttgttgttggtttatttttgtttttgttttttattattagcaaGTTCAGCAAGAATACTGTAAAATCCCAGAGGAAGAGCCAAAAATAATGCAACACAAACAATGCCTAACGTTACTTACAACAATTGTCAGATTGACGTCCATGGAACTAACCCAAATTCATGATCTTATAATCCAACTGTTCagtctgctaaaaaaaaaaaaaaaaaagggggacaCAAGGCCTGACTGATCGTGACGTCCGAGCTCAGGCATTTTTTGATTGGCTTATTCGGATGTACAGCACTtcaggacacacaaacactgatatgGCATCTGTGttgctaaataaaacaaaccacgCTCATAATTTCTCGTGTCTTGCGTTTTCCAATGGTTGATCAGGTCACGAATGCGCTTTGTCCAAAATTTTTGATGCAGACAAAAATGGGACCAAAATAATTCTGGAGACATATCAAAAGTTAaccactacttttttttttttttttttttttttttttttatcgttatTATGTATTAAATGTATCATATATTAAGTATTCCTCCAGTATTACGTAGAGTAAAAACAAGAGGTTTGTAGatttatgtatatttaaaatCTAAGGCCAAATTTGTATTACATTTGCCCATAGCAGATATAATCATTTTACTGAAATGaatttttcttgaaaatttgtGTTCCCTgagaaaaacagtgagaaaacaCGATGACAGACAACTTGAAAAGAACTTGGCAAGCAGCCCCACCTACGTCTGCACGTCTATGTGTAGGAGTCAATTGTCAGCCAGGCTTTAAGTCAGGCAAACATGCATTGTTGTCAGTTTTTGGCAGCACGTCAAGACAGACCCACTTTGACATGCTGAGATAAAACACCGTCAGCATCAGCAGAAGGAGCTGAGAAGCCTTTGACATCGTCATCAGCATTTCTCCTCGCCTTTGTGCGTCTGTGTCTCCAAACCATTGACCTTACAAATGAGCACGCCGCATCATTATGAGAATTGGTGTTTCTGGGCGGCGCAAAGTAGAATAGAGCACATCAGAAGGCAGGATATCTGAgcacagcagagcacagagaggcaggcacATCCGCCACTGGAGGGATCAAATCTGTACCATCTGACGCTCAAGGATTTATGGGTTTAGTCAAAATTGCTTTTCCCACTGTGGAGATTAAGCACCGTGGGATGTTTTTCACTCAGGCTGTAGAGTAGCccactgtggctgctgcttgTTGCTGTCACTGCTGTGTCTTCTGCCTCTCGCCGGCCCCTGACGCTGAAGAAGACAATGTCTCAAGAACACGGGGTGCTCTCAGCCCGAGGGGGGAGTAGgtttttttgactgacaggtgaggTGCGTCCTCTGGGGAATGTGAACCATGCAGGTGGATGCTGTTCTTGTTCTGTCCTGTGTTTGCCTCGTGGCCGCAGCTGGGAAGCTGGCCCAGCCGAGGGGTCACAAGCTGGAGACCTACAAACAAAGCAGGTAATGTCAAGGGACTCATGAATATGCACCATGTCAGAGATGAATAATGCACGTTTACTATCACAACAAGATGTCATGTCGTCCAAGACAGTTGCTTAAAGAGCTGTTTCGATgcagatctggaggtgttttgTTAAAGGTCTCTCCCCGTAAAGATTTTGCGACGTTCTTATTGATGTTTCTAGGTTTACACGATGTTGTCCGCTGTTTCCTGTGTCACCTGCGCTGCTCCCTCCCCCTCTGAAATCAGACTTATTCAGAGAGCAGattggagagcagagagagggagacctAAATCCCCACATCTATTTATGTACTATTGGTGAATGCTGTGCTCTGTTGTCCCATAACTGCTATAGGCCAGTGAAAGGATGGTTTGCCATTGGCAGCAGCTGTAGTCAATGTCAAATTGTGGCATTTATTTAGGCTAATTGCTTCCTTGTTAATACATGCACGGGATTAAACTCTGAGTTTGGGAAAGTATCCTCAATTCTGCACAATATTAATTAACTTTGCCTTGGCATAAAAAGTGATTATGACCGAAAGTATTGTGGAGGATTGTTGGATGTCATGATGTTTCACTGCTGTTAAATCTGCCTTTTTGTTCGTGAAGCAGGGTTTGTGCTAAAACAGCAGCCATGTGAAGAGCTGCAGCCTGACATATTAAATCCCTTTTTACCCATTGGAGAAAGGAGTGTGACATTTGTTCATTTCAAAAGGCATTCAAGTTGAAAAATAGACTTCAATTATACTGACTCATGTAACCTTGAGAATGTTACAAGTAAGATGGAAAGTCCTGTAAGGGATCAGACTGTTGGATGGGAAATGTGTGATAACTGCAGTGTTTTAGATGTATTTTCAAAATCTATTTGAAAAGCTGAATATACAGCAAAATTGTCCAAATTAATTCAAGCCTGAGTGAGATACAATCAACACTATTCATGAGAGTTAATGTAAAACTTGAAGATCATTTTAAACACTCATCCCAGAGCCATGTCAGGGGTGGACAAATGACACTTTTCAGCCCCAAAAATAATTGTCCCGTTGGAAAAATCAAAACTTACTTGCACTGGAACTTGCTGTGTAAAAGCAGTGATGGTATGGGATTTATAAAGCAAAAGGAAGAAATGCTGATCACCCATATGGCTCAGACTCCTTTTGCATCACATCCTTTTCTGCTATATGAACATAAATGCGATTTCTACTGTATTGCCTCCGGTTCCAAGTGTGAAACTGCCTTTGCGTTAATCCCTGGCGAAGATGATAAGGTTTTCTCATGCAGTCAAAGTGCAGCAGCACATGTATGCCGCGAACACAGCTATCAGCTTTGAGTGATTTGCATCCACTTAATGTATCGCACAAACCCTTTCATATCATAATCCCTCTGCCATTTCTCCTTTAGATACAGTATCACTTTCACGCTGAAAACTGCGGTTATTTATAGATCTGCGTAAACGACAAATAGCAATCTGCTCGCCATTAAGATTCTTGTCTCTTTGGATGAGATGAATGTTTGTGACAGAACGTGAGTGCTGCTTACTACAGACAACAGCACTAAGTGTCAAAACGCATTACAGCATAAATCTGATTCACtcagctgttgtgttgtgttaaacAATATAGGGATAAAGCGTTTGTTTCCATGAAAGACTCCATGAAATCAGACTCATTTAAAGTGATAAGCTCAGCCCTAAGGTGATTAAGAAGATCATTAACTATAAGAGGAGCAAGAATCTAAATACTTTGTGGTAAATCAGTGATGGACAGAAAGCAGCGTTGGTTTACACTATGTCTTCTtacttatttcttctttttgtttcaaATCTGCATGACAGATGTTAAGCAATGTTCACATCTGCCTCCTTGCAAGATACTAATATTCGGACTAAATCTGAACCTCAAATTACTTCTCTGTAAAAGAAATACCCCTTTATTCACACAACAGCCTTACTCTTTTCTCTGTGTCCCATTTCTCCAGTCCTAGTCTCAGTGTGAAATTGCAATCTCCATGCATTGAAACCCTCTGGATGCTGCTGGCACGGGTTATGTCAGTTTTCAGAGACTATATCGCTGTTTGTGTTGAGGAAGGGGAATAGAGAGGAGAACAGGCAGAGTTCAGTATCAGTGTGAGAATAAG
It contains:
- the LOC115354510 gene encoding SUN domain-containing protein 3-like: MKKEQQRVDTPPAAAHNMSDYALESNGGSVMQKHSSKTYRAPSPYQSYLFYNIFWTDLRGPPSHRTVIQGNTDLRPGYCWAFAGGRGHLVVSLSHPVSVTHVTLDHISKTVSPTGQISEAPKNFAVFGMSSLDEAEGTWLGSFQYNQDGGAIQTFQLPESAKRVFKFVKLVVESNWGHEVYTCLYRFRVHGTLSQ